The following proteins come from a genomic window of Panicum hallii strain FIL2 chromosome 8, PHallii_v3.1, whole genome shotgun sequence:
- the LOC112902660 gene encoding E3 ubiquitin-protein ligase RING1-like, whose amino-acid sequence MPPPEEEEKPLPRPKPPKPKAGPEPRPKPPRPLPQRDGTPGGVPFLPHPFACANNCSDSCAFYRLCPPPPPASPAATVHLSSSRLPTPLIALSASLLAVSAVLLLALLVHRLVRRRRRRARNAAPGLDQDEEEGGQVLAGAVAEGAGDGEEEADGAGVHHVWYIRTKGLDERAIAAIAAVVYDAKKRGAGALDGGDGSCAVCLAEFRDGETLRLLPRCGHAFHRGCIDTWLRAHVNCPLCRAPVQVAGAAAANTAPGAAAATATPGGEPEPDLGATGAPRRAEDAERGGVPDRAVRRAASMVALPRRAWPDVSFRAPASNSGREEDLTGLGKIMRLLKFSDSLEMARVGAGRSASFGAGSCQRLPTRSGPSAAGVSSGEIAQ is encoded by the coding sequence AGGCCGaagccgccgcggccgctgcctCAGCGGGACGGGACGCCCGGCGGCGTTCCCTTCCTGCCGCACCCTTTCGCCTGCGCCAATAACTGCTCCGACTCGTGCGCCTTCTACcgcctctgcccgccgccgccgccggcgtcccctGCCGCCACTGTGCACCTTAGCTCGAGCCGGCTGCCGACGCCGCTCATCGCGCTCTCGGCGTCCCTGCTCGCAGTCTCCGCAGTGCTCCTCCTCGCGCTGCTCGTCCACCGCctcgtgcggcggcggcggcggcgggcgcggaacGCGGCGCCGGGGCTGGAccaggacgaggaggagggcggCCAGGTGCTGGCTGGCGCGGTGGCGGAGGGGGCGGGcgacggggaggaggaggccgacGGCGCTGGGGTGCACCACGTGTGGTACATACGGACCAAGGGGCTCGACGAGCGCGCCATCGCGGCGATCGCCGCGGTGGTCTACGACGCCAAGaagcgcggcgccggcgcgctcgacggcggcgacggcagctGCGCGGTGTGCCTCGCGGAGTTCCGGGACGGCGAGACGCTGCGCCTGCTGCCGCGGTGCGGCCACGCGTTCCACCGCGGGTGCATCGACACCTGGCTCCGCGCCCACGTCAACTGCCCGCTCTGCCGCGCTCCCGTCCaggtcgccggcgccgcggccgccaaCACCGCGCCgggcgcggccgcggccacGGCCACTCCAGGCGGTGAGCCGGAGCCAGATCTTGGAGCCACCGGTGCCCCTCGGCGGGCAGAGGACGCCGAGCGCGGCGGCGTGCCGGACCGCGCCGTCAGGCGGGCCGCGTCCATGGTGGCGCTGCCGCGGCGGGCGTGGCCGGACGTCTCGTTCCGGGCGCCGGCGTCGAACAGCGGGAGGGAGGAGGATTTGACGGGGCTCGGCAAGATCATGAGGCTTCTGAAATTCTCAGACTCGCTGGAGATGGCTCGCGTCGGGGCAGGGAGGTCGGCGTCGTTCGGCGCCGGGAGCTGCCAGCGCTTGCCGACAAGGTCCGGGCCCTCGGCCGCCGGCGTCAGCTCCGGTGAGATCGCACAGTGA
- the LOC112902658 gene encoding SEC12-like protein 2 isoform X1, which yields MAPRGGQSYGFPIYCAAWLPLGHILKPDPPAGDADADADASSAASPSSPPPPMAALGGGGGEGRSGVPNKLVVAALDPAGEEAALSPEAVVEVKTKEEVPYRMAVHPRGDGVLCAFPNGCRLYRWESQEGDEPRKLALEPDQEALADLKDVGLQLAVSFSGEGSILATGGEDGHLRVFKWPAMESVLTEADTKTSIKDLSFSSDEKFLAVNRSSGPCRVWDLLSSEVVANLPREAGEIFGFCRFSNKIDSSNILFITAMQGDYGKIISWNTTSWTRVGSKKITREAISAFAVSPDGSLLAIGTIEGTIIVLGSKDMRTLITVKKAHLGIVTTLAFSQDSRTLLSTSFDSTARVTSVGSPKGNGASVWPMLLVIILAILVYYCMQHKEELLAMLPR from the exons atggcgcccCGCGGCGGCCAGTCCTACGGGTTCCCGATCTACTGCGCGGCCTGGCTGCCCCTCGGCCACATCCTCAAACCCGACCCGCCCGCCGGCGACGCGGACGCGGACGCGGACGCCTCCTCAgccgcctccccctcctctccgccgcccccGATGGCcgcgctcggcggcggcggcggggagggccgGAGCGGCGTGCCCAACAAGCTCGTCGTGGCCGCGCTGGACCCGGCGGGGGAAGAGGCGGCCCTCTCCCCCGAGGCG GTGGTTGAGGTGAAGACCAAGGAGGAGGTGCCGTACAGGATGGCCGTCCACCCGCGCGGCGACGGCGTGCTCTGCGCCTTCCCCAATGGATGCAG GTTGTATCGATGGGAATCACAGGAAGGAGATGAACCACGTAAGCTAGCTTTGGAGCCTGACCAGGAAGCATTAGCAGATCTAAAAGATGTCGGTTTGCAATTGGCCGTATCATTCAGTGGAGAAGGTTCAATACTTGCCACCGGTGGTGAG GATGGACATTTAAGGGTCTTCAAATGGCCTGCCATGGAGTCCGTTCTCACAGAAGCTGATACTAAAACATCTATTAAGGATCTTAGTTTCAG TTCCGATGAGAAATTTCTTGCTGTTAATAGGAGCAGTGGCCCATGCAGAGTGTGGGATTTGCTGTCATCTGAAGTTGTAGCTAATTTGCCAAGAGAAGCA GGAGAAATATTCGGATTCTGCAGATTCTCTAATAAGATTGACAGCAGTAACATCTTATTTATAACAGCAATGCAAG GTGATTATGGGAAAATAATATCTTGGAATACTACCTCGTGGACAAGAGTTGGATCAAAGAAAATAACTCGTGAGGCTATTTCAGCTTTCGCTGTGTCGCCTGATGGTTCTCTTCTTGCAAT TGGAACAATTGAAGGAACCATTATCGTACTAGGGTCAAAAGATATGCGAACACTCATAACAGTTAAAAAGGCACATCTTGGCATTGTTACTACGCTCGCCTTCTCCCAGGATTCCAG AACATTGCTGTCAACTTCCTTTGACTCAACTGCAAGGGTGACATCAGTCGGGTCCCCAAAGGGTAATG GTGCAAGTGTATGGCCCATGCTACTAGTTATCATTCTAGCAATTTTGGTATACTACTGTATGCAGCACAAGGAAGAGCTTCTGGCAATGTTGCCGCGTTGA
- the LOC112902658 gene encoding SEC12-like protein 2 isoform X2, which translates to MAPRGGQSYGFPIYCAAWLPLGHILKPDPPAGDADADADASSAASPSSPPPPMAALGGGGGEGRSGVPNKLVVAALDPAGEEAALSPEAVVEVKTKEEVPYRMAVHPRGDGVLCAFPNGCRLYRWESQEGDEPRKLALEPDQEALADLKDVGLQLAVSFSGEGSILATGGEDGHLRVFKWPAMESVLTEADTKTSIKDLSFSSDEKFLAVNRSSGPCRVWDLLSSEVVANLPREAGEIFGFCRFSNKIDSSNILFITAMQGDYGKIISWNTTSWTRVGSKKITREAISAFAVSPDGSLLAIGTIEGTIIVLGSKDMRTLITVKKAHLGIVTTLAFSQDSRTLLSTSFDSTARVTSVGSPKGASVWPMLLVIILAILVYYCMQHKEELLAMLPR; encoded by the exons atggcgcccCGCGGCGGCCAGTCCTACGGGTTCCCGATCTACTGCGCGGCCTGGCTGCCCCTCGGCCACATCCTCAAACCCGACCCGCCCGCCGGCGACGCGGACGCGGACGCGGACGCCTCCTCAgccgcctccccctcctctccgccgcccccGATGGCcgcgctcggcggcggcggcggggagggccgGAGCGGCGTGCCCAACAAGCTCGTCGTGGCCGCGCTGGACCCGGCGGGGGAAGAGGCGGCCCTCTCCCCCGAGGCG GTGGTTGAGGTGAAGACCAAGGAGGAGGTGCCGTACAGGATGGCCGTCCACCCGCGCGGCGACGGCGTGCTCTGCGCCTTCCCCAATGGATGCAG GTTGTATCGATGGGAATCACAGGAAGGAGATGAACCACGTAAGCTAGCTTTGGAGCCTGACCAGGAAGCATTAGCAGATCTAAAAGATGTCGGTTTGCAATTGGCCGTATCATTCAGTGGAGAAGGTTCAATACTTGCCACCGGTGGTGAG GATGGACATTTAAGGGTCTTCAAATGGCCTGCCATGGAGTCCGTTCTCACAGAAGCTGATACTAAAACATCTATTAAGGATCTTAGTTTCAG TTCCGATGAGAAATTTCTTGCTGTTAATAGGAGCAGTGGCCCATGCAGAGTGTGGGATTTGCTGTCATCTGAAGTTGTAGCTAATTTGCCAAGAGAAGCA GGAGAAATATTCGGATTCTGCAGATTCTCTAATAAGATTGACAGCAGTAACATCTTATTTATAACAGCAATGCAAG GTGATTATGGGAAAATAATATCTTGGAATACTACCTCGTGGACAAGAGTTGGATCAAAGAAAATAACTCGTGAGGCTATTTCAGCTTTCGCTGTGTCGCCTGATGGTTCTCTTCTTGCAAT TGGAACAATTGAAGGAACCATTATCGTACTAGGGTCAAAAGATATGCGAACACTCATAACAGTTAAAAAGGCACATCTTGGCATTGTTACTACGCTCGCCTTCTCCCAGGATTCCAG AACATTGCTGTCAACTTCCTTTGACTCAACTGCAAGGGTGACATCAGTCGGGTCCCCAAAGG GTGCAAGTGTATGGCCCATGCTACTAGTTATCATTCTAGCAATTTTGGTATACTACTGTATGCAGCACAAGGAAGAGCTTCTGGCAATGTTGCCGCGTTGA
- the LOC112903071 gene encoding serine--tRNA ligase, chloroplastic/mitochondrial isoform X1 — MLTCGRFLSSSAATTTASFSPLRTLTRSLLRRPHPRLLYSSAAAAAATAVEPDTKGGGGAGGGGGGAVRPQWKASIDFKWIRDNRDAVSDNIRSRNSAANLDLVLELYDQYLALQKEVERLRAERNAVANKMKGKLDPSVRQALVEEGKNLKEALIGLEEDLVELTDKLQLEAQSIPNATHPDVPVGGEESSVVRKEVGSQRSFNFTIKDHLQLGKELDLFDFDAAAEVSGSKFYYLKNEAVLLEMALVNWAIWEVSKKGFTPLITPEIVRSSVVEKCGFQPRAQNTQVYSIENSDQCLIGTAEIPVGGIHMDSILLESSLPLKYVAYSHCFRTEAGAAGAATRGLYRVHQFSKVEMFIFCRPEESDKWHEELITIEEDLYASLGLHFKTLDMATGDLGAPAYRKFDIEAWMPGLERYGEISSASNCTDYQSRRLGIRYRPTPSEPPPVNAKKGKAAGGPTQFVHTLNATAVAVPRLIVCILENFQQDDGSIVIPEPLRPFMGGLEVLSPKSK, encoded by the exons ATGCTGACCTgcggccgcttcctctcctcctccgcGGCCACAACCACCGCCTCCTTCTCCCCGCTCCGGACCCTCACCCgctccctcctccgccgcccccatCCCCGCCTCCTCTactcctctgccgccgccgccgccgcaactgCCGTCGAGCCCGACACCAAAG gcggcggcggggcgggtggaggaggtggtggcgcggTGAGGCCGCAGTGGAAGGCGTCGATTGACTTCAAGTGGATCCGGGACAACCGGGACGCGGTCTCTGACAACATCCGGAGCAGGAACTCCGCCGCCAACCTCGACCTCGTGCTCGAGCTCTACGACCAGTACCTCGCGCTGCAGAAG GAGGTTGAACGGCTCCGAGCTGAAAGAAATGCAGTTGCTAACAAGATGAAAGGGAAACTAGATCCATCAGTGCGCCAAGCCCTTGTTGAAGAAG GCAAGAACCTGAAAGAGGCGCTTATTGGACTTGAAGAGGATCTTGTTGAGCTGACTGATAAGCTTCAACTTGAAGCACAGAGTATTCCAAACGCTACACATCCAGATGTTCCTGTAGGCGGTGAGGAAAGCTCTGTTGTCAGGAAGGAG GTAGGAAGTCAGAGGAGCTTTAATTTCACAATCAAAGATCACCTTCAGCTGGGAAAGGAACTTGATTTATTTGATTTTGATGCAGCAGCTGAG GTCAGTGGTTCAAAGTTCTACTACTTAAAGAATGAAGCTGTTTTGTTGGAGATGGCCCTTGTAAATTGGGCTATTTGGGAGGTCTCAAAGAAGGGTTTCACACCACTCATAACTCCAGAGATTGTGCGGTCATCTGTTGTTGAGAAATGCGGCTTCCAGCCAAGGGCCCAAAACACGCAG GTGTATTCAATAGAGAACAGTGATCAGTGTCTCATTGGAACTGCTGAAATTCCTGTTGGAGGCATCCACATGGATTCAATACTTCTTGAATCTTCTTTGCCTTTAAAATATGTAGCCTATTCACACTGTTTTCGCACGgaagctggtgcagcaggtgctgCCACTAG GGGCCTCTATCGAGTACATCAATTTAGCAAGGTTGAGATGTTCATATTCTGTCGACCAGAGGAAAGTGACAAATGGCATGAAGAACTTATTACAATTGAAGAGGATCTTTATGCTTCACTTGGACTTCATTTCAA AACTTTGGATATGGCAACTGGGGACTTGGGCGCACCAGCTTACAGGAAATTTGATATCGAGGCATGGATGCCAGGCCTAGAGCGATATGGTGAG ATCTCCAGTGCATCTAACTGCACAGACTATCAAAGTAGGCGACTTGGCATCCGTTACCGTCCAACACCCTCAGAGCCCCCACCCGTGAATGCGAAGAAAGGGAAGGCAGCTGGTGGGCCAACTCAATTTGTCCACACACTCAACGCAACAGCAGTTGCAGTGCCTCGTCTGATAGTATGCATTCTGGAGAATTTTCAACAGGACGATGGGTCGATCGTGATTCCTGAGCCGCTAAGACCCTTCATGGGTGGACTCGAGGTGCTCTCCCCAAAATCCAAGTGA
- the LOC112903071 gene encoding serine--tRNA ligase, chloroplastic/mitochondrial isoform X2 — MKGKLDPSVRQALVEEGKNLKEALIGLEEDLVELTDKLQLEAQSIPNATHPDVPVGGEESSVVRKEVGSQRSFNFTIKDHLQLGKELDLFDFDAAAEVSGSKFYYLKNEAVLLEMALVNWAIWEVSKKGFTPLITPEIVRSSVVEKCGFQPRAQNTQVYSIENSDQCLIGTAEIPVGGIHMDSILLESSLPLKYVAYSHCFRTEAGAAGAATRGLYRVHQFSKVEMFIFCRPEESDKWHEELITIEEDLYASLGLHFKTLDMATGDLGAPAYRKFDIEAWMPGLERYGEISSASNCTDYQSRRLGIRYRPTPSEPPPVNAKKGKAAGGPTQFVHTLNATAVAVPRLIVCILENFQQDDGSIVIPEPLRPFMGGLEVLSPKSK, encoded by the exons ATGAAAGGGAAACTAGATCCATCAGTGCGCCAAGCCCTTGTTGAAGAAG GCAAGAACCTGAAAGAGGCGCTTATTGGACTTGAAGAGGATCTTGTTGAGCTGACTGATAAGCTTCAACTTGAAGCACAGAGTATTCCAAACGCTACACATCCAGATGTTCCTGTAGGCGGTGAGGAAAGCTCTGTTGTCAGGAAGGAG GTAGGAAGTCAGAGGAGCTTTAATTTCACAATCAAAGATCACCTTCAGCTGGGAAAGGAACTTGATTTATTTGATTTTGATGCAGCAGCTGAG GTCAGTGGTTCAAAGTTCTACTACTTAAAGAATGAAGCTGTTTTGTTGGAGATGGCCCTTGTAAATTGGGCTATTTGGGAGGTCTCAAAGAAGGGTTTCACACCACTCATAACTCCAGAGATTGTGCGGTCATCTGTTGTTGAGAAATGCGGCTTCCAGCCAAGGGCCCAAAACACGCAG GTGTATTCAATAGAGAACAGTGATCAGTGTCTCATTGGAACTGCTGAAATTCCTGTTGGAGGCATCCACATGGATTCAATACTTCTTGAATCTTCTTTGCCTTTAAAATATGTAGCCTATTCACACTGTTTTCGCACGgaagctggtgcagcaggtgctgCCACTAG GGGCCTCTATCGAGTACATCAATTTAGCAAGGTTGAGATGTTCATATTCTGTCGACCAGAGGAAAGTGACAAATGGCATGAAGAACTTATTACAATTGAAGAGGATCTTTATGCTTCACTTGGACTTCATTTCAA AACTTTGGATATGGCAACTGGGGACTTGGGCGCACCAGCTTACAGGAAATTTGATATCGAGGCATGGATGCCAGGCCTAGAGCGATATGGTGAG ATCTCCAGTGCATCTAACTGCACAGACTATCAAAGTAGGCGACTTGGCATCCGTTACCGTCCAACACCCTCAGAGCCCCCACCCGTGAATGCGAAGAAAGGGAAGGCAGCTGGTGGGCCAACTCAATTTGTCCACACACTCAACGCAACAGCAGTTGCAGTGCCTCGTCTGATAGTATGCATTCTGGAGAATTTTCAACAGGACGATGGGTCGATCGTGATTCCTGAGCCGCTAAGACCCTTCATGGGTGGACTCGAGGTGCTCTCCCCAAAATCCAAGTGA
- the LOC112901887 gene encoding zein-alpha PMS1-like yields the protein MAAKIFALLALLALSVSAATAVIAPQCSVATAAATIPQYLSPVTTTGYEHPIVQSYRLQQALAASIVPSLAMFLPQQSAIIQQQSLAHLTVQSIVAQRQQVLSPFSQLAVSNPASYLQQQLLLQLNQQAVANPIAYLQQQQLLPFNQLAVANPAALLQQQQLLQFNPLVVANTASFTQQQQQQLLAFNPLALTNPAAFWQQPNIVSTLF from the coding sequence ATGGCAGCCAAGATATTTGCCCTCCTTGCGCTCCTTGCTCTTTCGGTTAGTGCTGCCACCGCGGTGATTGCTCCGCAGTGCTCAGTTGCTACTGCCGCTGCAACTATTCCACAGTACCTCTCACCTGTTACCACCACCGGTTATGAACACCCAATTGTGCAGTCATACAGGCTACAACAGGCACTTGCAGCAAGCATCGTACCGTCATTAGCCATGTTCTTACCACAACAATCAGCCATAATACAGCAGCAATCCTTGGCTCATCTGACAGTACAGAGCATCGTAGCACAACGGCAACAGGTTCTATCACCATTCAGTCAACTAGCCGTGAGTAACCCTGCCTCCTATTTGCAACAACAGCTTCTACTTCAATTGAACCAACAAGCCGTGGCGAACCCCATTGCCTACCTGCAGCAACAGCAATTGCTTCCGTTCAACCAACTAGCTGTCGCGAACCCTGCCGCCTTGTTGCAGCAACAACAGCTGTTACAGTTCAACCCACTTGTTGTGGCAAACACTGCCTCCTTCacgcaacaacaacaacaacaactgcTGGCATTCAACCCACTGGCTTTAACGAATCCTGCCGCCTTCTGGCAGCAACCCAACATTGTTTCTACCCTCTTCTAG